The following are encoded in a window of Castanea sativa cultivar Marrone di Chiusa Pesio chromosome 9, ASM4071231v1 genomic DNA:
- the LOC142608687 gene encoding uncharacterized protein LOC142608687, with amino-acid sequence MVDQGSGVDIMYPDLFKGLKLGLKDLTSYDSPLISFEGKAITSKGQIRLPVQSGSETVDVDFIVVNAYSSYTAIVARPWLYALGAVSSTLHVKVKFPSGRLIEEILSNQSVAWQCISAAVLHQTESESSASAVADL; translated from the coding sequence atggtcgatcagggTAGCGGTgtggatattatgtaccctgacttattcaaagGGCTTAAGTTAGGGCTGAAGGATCTCACTTCCTATGATTCACCgttgataagctttgaagggaaggctATCACGtcaaagggacaaattcgatTGCCCGTACAGTCAGGCTCGGAGACGGTcgatgtagatttcattgtggttaaCGCATATTCTTCATACACAGCCATCGTCGCTAGGCCTTGGCTGtatgctttgggtgctgtctcctcgactttacatgttaaagtgaagTTTCCCTCGGGTagattgattgaagaaattcttagTAACCAATCAGTAGCatggcaatgcatatcggctgcagtactgcatcaaaCCGAATCAGAATCCTCAGCCTCGGCTGTGgcagacttatag